One stretch of Acropora muricata isolate sample 2 chromosome 12, ASM3666990v1, whole genome shotgun sequence DNA includes these proteins:
- the LOC136891823 gene encoding uncharacterized protein produces MFRSSRHGFSEIFCFCTFALSARLYAIEGSSCPANWILFQGSCYFFSTHFTKWLTARELCKATGADLVTISSDFENAFVNSRLARSSCLSHTAWLGLHRHPFNSSRWVWLDNFSHYPEYTKWHRKEPMNDHLNKNCTSIHPDKSIFWYGTECTAQGCYVCLKDANECNETDTCKGQPCENIPGSYRCSCGKGYEKTNRETGCKDVDECKKDNGGCPHVCINTAGNYFCHCRNGFVTQNNGTVCRSPITKTSPGNDNGKEQHSTTVTNGVENLTKATESSGLESSDEETKPAGSSDELFLKSSTLASFGVLFTMAIPLCFIVFFLILCYLKGPGRDKTEKDMGVPSHLIESVSPFLDTAFIDPEDTIENKKVVRKVAKRKNCTSDEDEHLV; encoded by the exons ATGTTTCGCTCGAGCAGGCACGGATTTAGTGAAATCTTCTGCTTCTGCACGTTCGCCCTCTCCGCTCGACTTTATGCTATTGAAG GAAGTTCTTGCCCCGCAAATTGGATATTGTTTCAAGGTTCCTGTTATTTCTTCTCAACCCACTTCACCAAATGGCTTACTGCTCGTGAACTCTGCAAGGCAACTGGAGCAGACCTCGTGACAATTTCTTCAGATTTCGAAAACGCGTTTGTCAACTCTCGTCTCGCAAGATCAAGCTGTTTATCACATACAGCTTGGTTGGGACTTCACCGTCATCCGTTCAACAGTTCGCGCTGGGTTTGGCTGGATAATTTCAGTCATTACCCAGAGTACACGAAATGGCATCGGAAAGAACCAATGAATGACCACCTAAACAAAAACTGCACTTCGATACACCCAGATAAGAGTATATTCTGGTATGGGACAGAGTGCACTGCCCAAGGGTGTTACGTTTGTCTTAAAG ATGCAAATGAATGCAATGAAACCGATACCTGCAAAGGCCAACCCTGTGAAAACATTCCTGGAAGTTACAGGTGTTCCTGTGGCAAAGGTTACGAAAAGACGAATAGAGAAACAGGATGTAAAG ATGTCGACGAATGTAAAAAAGATAATGGTGGATGTCCTCATGTGTGCATAAACACAGCCGgaaattatttttgtcactgTAGAAATGGTTTTGTAACACAGAACAATGGAACAGTCTGCAGATCAC CAATAACTAAAACTAGCCCAGGAAATGACAATGGCAAAGAACAGCACTCGACAACCGTAACCAACGGTGTAGAGAATCTAACAAAAGCAACCGAGTCTTCGGGCCTGGAGTCTTCCGACGAAGAGACCAAGCCAGCCG GGTCGTCCGatgaactttttttaaaatcatctACATTGGCTAGCTTTGGTGTGCTGTTTACAATGGCCATTCCGCTTTGCTTTATTGTCTTCTTTCTCATCTTATGTTACTTAAAGGGACCCGGACGAGACAAGACCGAAAAAGATATGGGAGTACCAAGTCATTTGATCGAATCAGTTTCCCCATTTTTAGACACTGCGTTCATTGACCCCGAAGATACCatcgaaaataaaaaagttgtaAGAAAAGTAGCCAAGAGAAAGAATTGCACAAGTGACGAAGATGAACATTTGGTTTAA
- the LOC136891824 gene encoding ZP domain-containing protein-like, whose translation MRIMVYALVVVFTLVFSREIRAEEERKLVAVDCETDQMSVHIERTLLPGFRLKDLRLQDKNCQPVKTENSSHVTITTLLTDCGTTVEHKEDYFIYKNVVKDEYGAKAIIGRLQVLEIPFECIYSNQAAASLVKMDIQKEDIISLAPEEGSGLFELKMSIFKGEDYLEEYNSFPLAVTLMQRLYFQVSVDTPDTRLGIVADMCYATPMNSLSKKEKYDIIVDGCPKDGTVVFHRTSSMSQRFSFEVFQFLNDQVEPYLYVHCEVELCNLTDSKPSCLKDCNTKVDSRLRRSSNKDVYDLEQGPILILRKNEDISKGETKTDEGWSLRQDPRSSIDSWLLVVMGFFCIACFGAVLHTVKESKQDKQDDM comes from the exons ATGAGAATCATGGTTTATGCACTGGTCGTCGTATTTACTCTCGTCTTCAGTCGCGAGATTCGAG CTGAGGAGGAAAGGAAATTGGTAGCTGTTGACTGCGAGACAGATCAAATGAGCGTACACATAGAAAGAACACTTCTTCCTGGCTTTAGGTTAAAGGACCTTCGACTTCAAGATAAGAACTGTCAGCCAGTGAAAACAGAGAATAGTAGTCATGTGACAATTACGACACTGTTAACTGACTGTGGCACTACTGTGGAGCACAAGGAAGATTACTTCATTTACAAGAACGTTGTTAAAGATGAGTATGGTGCGAAAGCGATTATCGGGCGATTGCAG GTGTTGGAAATTCCCTTTGAGTGCATTTACTCAAACCAAGCGGCTGCATCTCTGGTGAAAATGGACATTCAAAAGGAAGACATCATTTCATTGGCTCCTGAGGAGGGGTCAGGCTTATTCGAACTAAAGATGAGCATTTTCAAG GGCGAAGACTATTTAGAGGAGTACAACAGTTTTCCGTTAGCGGTGACACTGATGCAACGACTGTATTTTCAAGTATCAGTGGACACACCCGACACCCGACTAGGCATCGTTGCGGACATGTGCTATGCCACGCCCATGAACAGCCTCtccaagaaagaaaaatatgacATTATTGTTGATGG GTGCCCAAAAGACGGTACCGTCGTGTTCCATCGTACTTCTTCAATGTCGCAACGCTTCAGTTTCGAGGTTTTTCAATTCTTGAACGATCAGGTCGAACCGTACTTATACGTCCACTGTGAAGTTGAACTCTGCAATCTCACTGATTCCAAACCCTCTTGCCTCAAGGATTGCAATACCAAGGTGGACAGTAGGCTAAGGAGATCATCTAATAAAGATGTTTATGACCTCGAGCAAGGGCCAATACTAATTCTACGGAAAAACGAAGACATCTCGAAAGGTGAAACCAAAACCGATGAGGGGTGGAGTCTTCGCCAAG ATCCACGGTCGAGCATAGATTCCTGGTTGCTTGTCGTAAT
- the LOC136891822 gene encoding T-box transcription factor T-like, giving the protein MHTEEKKQHTSFSVNHILEVAENTMFSERPRKDESFITKANCEDASAKITLEESDLWRRFKSLTNEMIVTKNGRRMFPVLKVNVRGLEPKAMYSLLLDFVLVDGNRWKYVNGEWVSGGKPEPPTPSCVYIHPDSPNFGAHWMSQPVVFSKVKLTNKHNGNGQIMLNSLHKYEPRFHIIRVGAPETNRKIVSHSFPETQFIAVTAYQNEEITSLKIKHNPFAKAFLDAKERQEQKEAFEPGVETHPAYSAQYGWLCAAPSSMYQHHHPAGPYSHSHIPPYDRLGLRSHRPSPYPTPYHKRTDLTTQGHVSQYFTSEPGSQLLLPGPSALDPISMPTVSLPPHSHLATAGPHQLHPGLSPFTSNSSFGSSSRPSIDIAEKCIQSPRISLHASWNTLTQA; this is encoded by the exons ATGCATACAGAGGAGAAAAAACAGCACACTTCCTTCTCAGTCAACCATATCTTAGAAGTTGCCGAGAACACGATGTTTAGCGAGAGACCAAGGAAAGACGAAAGCTTTATCACTAAAGCGAACTGTGAAGATGCTAGCGCGAAGATTACCCTCGAAGAGTCCGATTTGTGGCGAAGATTCAAGTCCCTCACAAATGAAATGATTGTCACTAAGAACGGAAG aCGTATGTTTCCAGTTCTCAAAGTGAACGTCCGTGGTTTAGAACCCAAGGCAATGTATTCCTTGTTACTGGATTTTGTGTTGGTGGATGGCAATCGTTGGAAGTACGTGAATGGAGAGTGGGTGTCCGGTGGAAAACCAGAACCTCCAACGCCAAGCTGTGTCTACATCCATCCAGATTCGCCAAACTTTGGAGCTCATTGGATGAGCCAACCTGTGGTGTTCTCGAAAGTCAAACTTACCAATAAACATAATGGCAACGGGCAG ATAATGCTGAATTCCTTACATAAGTACGAACCAAGATTTCACATTATCCGAGTAGGTGCTCCAGAAACCAACCGCAAGATTGTGTCGCATTCATTTCCCGAGACGCAATTTATTGCTGTGACAGCTTATCAGAACGAAGAG ATTACCAGTTTGAAGATCAAACATAATCCATTTGCAAAAGCATTCTTGGACGCGAAAGAAAG GCAAGAACAGAAAGAAGCATTTGAACCAGGAGTTGAAACGCATCCTGCGTATTCCGCGCAAT ATGGTTGGCTCTGCGCTGCACCTTCTTCAATGTACCAGCACCACCACCCTGCCGGTCCATATTCGCATTCTCACATTCCTCCATATGACCGCCTTGGATTAAGAAGTCACCGTCCTTCACCCTACCCTACTCCGTACCATAAAAGAACAGATCTGACAACACAAG GCCATGTATCCCAATACTTCACAAGTGAACCAGGCTCGCAGCTCCTTTTACCTGGTCCATCAGCTTTGGACCCCATTTCCATGCCAACCGTGTCGTTACCTCCACACTCTCATCTAGCCACCGCTGGACCGCATCAGCTTCATCCTGGTTTGAGCCCCTTTACCAGTAACTCTTCTTTCGGCTCTTCTTCAAGGCCAAGCATCGATATAGCGGAGAAGTGCATTCAGTCCCCAAGGATTTCGCTTCATGCATCGTGGAATACCCTAACTCAGGCTTGA